Part of the Amycolatopsis sp. 195334CR genome is shown below.
GGTGCGCCTGACCCGGCGCGGGGTGGCCGTGCTGGTGCTCGCCGTGGTGCTGCTCGGCGCCGGGATCTGGGCCGGGCACCCGATGCTGCGCGCGCTCGGCGGGATCTGCGCGGGCGCGGTGCTGGTCGCCGTGCTGCTGGTGGGGCGCAGCCCCAAGGTCGCGGTGTCGCGGGCGGTCTACCCGGATCGCGTCGAACGCGGCCGCCCGGCGCTCGCGCGGCTGCTGGTGCGCAACGAAGGCACGCGACGGCAGGCGGGGTTCACCGCGGGCGACCGCGTCGGGTCCGGGGTGCGCGCGGTCGGCGTGCGGGCGCTGGCTCCCGGTGCGGAAGCCGTGTACCACTACGAACTGCCGACCGAGCAGCGTGGCAAGTTCGAGGTCGGACCGCTGGTGCTGGAGCGGTCGGATCCGCTCGGCCTGGCCAGGAACCGGCTCGCCAGCGGGGATCCGGTGACGTTGTGGGTGCACCCGCGCCGCCACCCGGTGCGCGCGGTCTCCGGCGGGCAGCCCCGCCACCACCACGAAGGCCGGGCTGCCGACGACGCGCTGCACGGCTCGCTCGACCTCCGCGACGTGCGCGAGTACGTGCCCGGTGACGAGGTGCGCCACCTGCACTGGAAGGCCACCGCGCGCACCGGCAGCCTGATGGTGCGCGAGTTCGCCGACCCGGACCAGCCGCGGCTGACCCTGGTGCTGGACACCAGGGCCGAACGCGGGTTCGAGGACGCCGTCGAAGTCGCCGCGTCGATGCTGAACGCCGCCGCGTTGTCCGGGCACCGCTGCCGCCTGGTCACCCCGGCCGGGCTCGACGTGTCCACTTCGGACGGTCCGCAGGGAGCGCGGCGGCTGCTGGACGAGCTGTGCGTCGCCCAGGCCGAACCGGCGCAGATCTCGTTGGTACCGAAGGCGTTGACCAGGTCGCGGTCGCGCGGGGGTGCGCTGGTGGTGGTCGCCACCGGGCCGTCCGACCCGGCGGAACTGGCGCGGTTGCGGCCGTTCTACCCGGTGTTCACCGTGTTCTCCCTCGGTGGCCGGATGGCCGCGGTGCCCGGCGCGCGCCTGCTCGAAGGACCGTCGGCGACGGGGCTGCTCCAGCGGTGGAACACGGTGGTCAAGTGAAGCTCAGGGTGGAAACCGCGGGTGTGCTGCTCGCCGGTGCGGTGGCCGGGGTGCTCTTCGCCCCGGTGTTCGGGTTCGGCGTGCTGGTGCTGCCGATCGTGGTGGTCAGCCTGGTCACCTTCGGGGTGGCGGAACTGGCCACCAGGAAGCCGTCGCTGGAACCGTGG
Proteins encoded:
- a CDS encoding DUF58 domain-containing protein; amino-acid sequence: MRLTRRGVAVLVLAVVLLGAGIWAGHPMLRALGGICAGAVLVAVLLVGRSPKVAVSRAVYPDRVERGRPALARLLVRNEGTRRQAGFTAGDRVGSGVRAVGVRALAPGAEAVYHYELPTEQRGKFEVGPLVLERSDPLGLARNRLASGDPVTLWVHPRRHPVRAVSGGQPRHHHEGRAADDALHGSLDLRDVREYVPGDEVRHLHWKATARTGSLMVREFADPDQPRLTLVLDTRAERGFEDAVEVAASMLNAAALSGHRCRLVTPAGLDVSTSDGPQGARRLLDELCVAQAEPAQISLVPKALTRSRSRGGALVVVATGPSDPAELARLRPFYPVFTVFSLGGRMAAVPGARLLEGPSATGLLQRWNTVVK